A window of the Gemmatirosa kalamazoonensis genome harbors these coding sequences:
- a CDS encoding M20/M25/M40 family metallo-hydrolase, producing MRPSPITIASAALALLLARPAHAQGAALSSAERALRAAVRADTADQIAFLAKATDIQSATMNFDGVRRVGALFRAALDSLGFTTRWIDMSETKRAGHLVAEHKGKPGAARILLIGHLDTVVEGDSLHWSRADTVGRGAGVGDMKGGDVILLYALKAMKRAGTLKDANVTVVMTGDEESAGSPLAISRRDLIDAAKRSDVALAFEGGNERYATVARRGASTWMLTVHGRQSHSAGIFGQGAGYGAVFEAARILDAFRRELAGEQYLTFNPALIVGGTDVTIDTMHVSGTAGTKTNIVAPNVTVIGDLRFLTEEQKAKARERMKAIATTDNLPGTSAEFVYEDEYPAQAPSAGNQRLLAAYDSASRALGYGAVEALDPGRRGAGDASFVAPVVDAMDGLGALGNGAHTPRETVSIPWLAIQTERAALLIQRLSRQMPVRKETATF from the coding sequence ATGCGACCTTCTCCGATCACCATCGCGAGCGCCGCGCTGGCGCTCCTCCTCGCCCGCCCCGCGCATGCGCAGGGCGCCGCCCTCTCGTCCGCCGAACGTGCGCTGCGCGCCGCCGTGCGCGCCGACACCGCCGACCAGATCGCGTTTCTCGCGAAGGCGACCGACATCCAGAGTGCGACGATGAACTTCGACGGCGTGCGGCGCGTCGGCGCGCTGTTCCGCGCCGCGCTCGACTCGCTCGGCTTCACGACGCGCTGGATCGACATGAGCGAGACGAAGCGTGCCGGCCACCTCGTCGCGGAGCACAAGGGCAAGCCGGGCGCCGCGCGCATCCTGCTCATCGGCCACCTCGACACCGTCGTCGAGGGCGACAGCCTGCACTGGTCGCGCGCGGACACCGTCGGCCGCGGGGCCGGCGTCGGCGACATGAAGGGGGGCGACGTCATCCTGCTCTACGCGCTGAAGGCGATGAAGCGCGCCGGCACGCTGAAGGACGCGAACGTCACCGTCGTGATGACCGGCGACGAGGAGAGCGCGGGCAGCCCGCTGGCGATCTCGCGGCGCGATCTCATCGACGCGGCGAAGCGCAGCGACGTCGCGCTCGCGTTCGAGGGGGGCAACGAGCGCTACGCGACGGTCGCGCGGCGCGGCGCGAGCACGTGGATGCTCACGGTGCACGGCCGCCAGTCGCACTCGGCGGGCATCTTCGGGCAGGGCGCGGGCTACGGCGCGGTGTTCGAGGCGGCGCGCATCCTCGACGCGTTCCGCCGCGAGCTCGCGGGCGAGCAGTATCTCACGTTCAACCCGGCGCTCATCGTCGGCGGCACCGACGTCACCATCGACACGATGCACGTGAGCGGCACCGCGGGCACGAAGACGAACATCGTCGCGCCGAACGTCACCGTGATCGGCGACCTGCGTTTCCTCACCGAGGAGCAGAAGGCGAAGGCGCGCGAGCGCATGAAGGCGATCGCGACGACGGACAACCTCCCCGGCACGTCGGCGGAGTTCGTGTACGAGGACGAGTATCCGGCGCAGGCGCCGAGCGCGGGCAACCAGCGGCTGCTCGCGGCGTACGACAGCGCGAGCCGCGCGTTGGGCTACGGCGCGGTGGAGGCGCTCGACCCCGGCCGCCGCGGCGCCGGCGACGCATCGTTCGTCGCGCCGGTCGTGGACGCGATGGACGGACTCGGCGCGTTAGGCAACGGCGCGCACACGCCGCGCGAGACGGTGTCGATCCCGTGGCTCGCGATCCAGACCGAGCGCGCGGCGCTGCTCATCCAGCGGCTGTCGCGGCAGATGCCCGTGCGGAAGGAGACGGCGACGTTCTGA
- a CDS encoding M20/M25/M40 family metallo-hydrolase yields MRRRRPLVPLCVALTAAAACASGGARPAATGAAGADATIRAADVRVVEFALADDSMEGRNTGRPGSMKAARYIAAEFARAGLQPAGDSGYFQRVPMKDGGRTPTGRLRATGVPDAGALDTVPVDRRLYGGNVVGVLPGSDATLRDEVVLVDAHYDHLGVVPSTPTQRDTVFNGADDDASGTTAVIMIARALAAGPRPKRTVVFLATTGEETGLVGTRWYIAHPVRPLEKTVANLEIEMIGRPDSLAGGAGRAWLTGFERSTMGDRLRENGIPIVADPRPTQCFFERSDNIAFAYLGIPAHTLSTFNLHTDYHQPSDEADRLDYEHMARVIESGARAVRLLADGPTPAWKPNARPVPPAAGQRSRCRGG; encoded by the coding sequence ATGCGTCGTCGTCGTCCGCTCGTGCCACTCTGCGTCGCGCTCACCGCGGCCGCCGCCTGCGCGTCCGGTGGCGCGCGGCCCGCCGCGACCGGCGCGGCCGGCGCCGACGCGACGATACGCGCGGCCGACGTGCGCGTCGTGGAGTTCGCGCTCGCCGATGACTCCATGGAAGGGCGGAACACGGGACGACCGGGCTCGATGAAGGCGGCGCGCTACATCGCCGCGGAGTTCGCGCGCGCGGGCCTCCAGCCGGCGGGCGACAGCGGCTACTTCCAGCGCGTGCCGATGAAGGACGGTGGACGCACGCCGACCGGGCGGCTGCGCGCGACCGGCGTGCCGGACGCCGGGGCGCTCGACACCGTGCCCGTGGACCGTCGGCTGTACGGCGGCAACGTCGTCGGCGTGCTGCCGGGCAGCGACGCCACGCTGCGCGACGAGGTGGTACTCGTCGACGCGCACTACGACCACCTCGGCGTCGTTCCGTCGACGCCGACGCAACGCGACACGGTCTTCAACGGCGCCGACGACGACGCATCCGGGACGACGGCGGTGATCATGATCGCGCGCGCGCTCGCCGCGGGGCCGCGCCCGAAGCGCACCGTCGTGTTCCTCGCGACGACGGGCGAGGAGACGGGACTCGTCGGCACGCGGTGGTACATCGCGCATCCCGTTAGGCCGCTCGAGAAGACGGTCGCGAACCTCGAGATCGAGATGATCGGCCGCCCCGACTCGCTCGCCGGCGGCGCGGGGCGCGCGTGGCTCACCGGCTTCGAGCGGTCGACGATGGGCGACCGGCTGCGCGAGAACGGCATCCCCATCGTCGCCGATCCGCGGCCCACGCAGTGCTTCTTCGAGCGCAGCGACAACATCGCGTTCGCGTACCTGGGCATCCCCGCGCACACGCTGTCGACGTTCAACCTGCACACGGACTACCACCAGCCGAGCGACGAGGCGGACCGGCTGGACTACGAGCACATGGCGCGCGTGATCGAGAGCGGCGCGCGCGCGGTGCGGCTGCTCGCCGACGGCCCGACGCCGGCGTGGAAGCCTAACGCCCGCCCGGTGCCGCCCGCGGCGGGGCAGCGGAGCCGCTGTCGTGGAGGCTGA
- a CDS encoding PaaI family thioesterase, with protein MEAEVREPGDALAAPAGWRPLATHPVGAIIAHYAERSFVAGDPTGQGIRVRYAWRAMSPDEACVVTAAEPAALAARAWFGARAEGPPGHAHGGSMAAVLDEAMGLAVWLAHRAAVAAHLETDFRRPIPLGTTVTAETTVGPAEGTGKARATARLVGDDGTVFAEGSALFVLLGPRHTFAGGGA; from the coding sequence GTGGAGGCTGAGGTCCGCGAGCCGGGCGACGCGCTCGCCGCGCCGGCGGGCTGGCGTCCGCTCGCCACGCATCCCGTGGGCGCGATCATCGCCCACTACGCCGAGCGCTCGTTCGTCGCCGGCGACCCCACGGGGCAGGGGATCCGCGTGCGCTACGCGTGGCGCGCGATGTCGCCCGACGAGGCATGCGTCGTCACCGCGGCCGAGCCGGCGGCGCTCGCGGCGCGGGCGTGGTTCGGCGCGCGCGCCGAGGGGCCGCCGGGGCACGCGCACGGCGGGAGCATGGCCGCGGTGCTGGACGAGGCGATGGGGCTCGCCGTGTGGCTCGCCCACCGCGCCGCCGTCGCCGCACACCTGGAGACCGACTTCCGCCGGCCGATCCCGTTGGGCACGACGGTGACCGCGGAGACGACGGTGGGCCCCGCCGAGGGGACCGGCAAGGCGCGCGCGACCGCGCGCCTCGTGGGCGACGACGGGACGGTCTTCGCCGAGGGGAGCGCGCTGTTCGTGCTGCTCGGCCCGCGGCACACGTTCGCGGGCGGCGGCGCCTAA
- a CDS encoding PhzF family phenazine biosynthesis protein yields MRTYQFATADVFTDRQFGGNPLAVVLDARGLSSDEMLAITREFNYSETTFVLPAERGGACRVRIFTPGGEVPFAGHPTVGTAHVLVALGRVRAEGAEPTVVLEENVGDVPVRVRRHEGAAEPSFAQLSVAQLPEERDAPDVDALAALLNLDASDFVGGDWAPRAASCGLPFVIAPLRTRDAVSRARVNVDALERALPAGSWTREIMVVAMAGERADARARVFVPMLNVPEDPATGSANAALAGYLAKRTPRLDGTLRWVVEQGVEMGRPSRLELEADKRAGEITGVRVGGASVLVSTGEMRLH; encoded by the coding sequence ATGCGCACCTACCAGTTCGCCACCGCCGACGTCTTCACCGACCGCCAGTTCGGCGGCAACCCGCTCGCCGTGGTGCTCGACGCGCGCGGCCTGTCGAGCGACGAGATGCTCGCCATCACGCGCGAGTTCAACTACTCGGAGACGACGTTCGTGCTCCCCGCCGAACGCGGCGGCGCGTGCCGCGTGCGCATCTTCACGCCCGGCGGCGAGGTGCCGTTCGCCGGCCACCCGACGGTCGGCACGGCGCACGTGCTCGTCGCGCTCGGCCGCGTGCGTGCGGAAGGCGCCGAGCCGACCGTGGTGCTCGAGGAGAACGTCGGCGACGTGCCGGTGCGGGTGCGGCGCCACGAGGGCGCGGCGGAGCCGTCGTTCGCGCAGCTCTCCGTCGCGCAGCTCCCCGAGGAGCGCGACGCGCCCGACGTCGACGCGCTCGCCGCATTGCTCAACCTCGACGCGTCCGACTTCGTCGGCGGCGACTGGGCGCCGCGCGCGGCGAGCTGCGGGCTCCCGTTCGTCATCGCGCCGCTCCGCACGCGGGACGCCGTCTCACGCGCGCGGGTGAACGTGGACGCGCTCGAGCGCGCGCTGCCCGCCGGCTCGTGGACGCGCGAGATCATGGTCGTCGCGATGGCGGGCGAGCGCGCCGACGCGCGCGCGCGCGTGTTCGTCCCCATGCTGAACGTCCCGGAGGATCCCGCGACCGGCTCGGCGAACGCGGCGCTCGCCGGCTACCTCGCGAAGCGCACGCCGCGGCTCGACGGCACGCTGCGCTGGGTCGTCGAGCAGGGCGTGGAGATGGGTCGCCCCAGTCGCCTCGAGCTGGAGGCCGACAAGCGCGCCGGCGAGATCACCGGCGTGCGCGTCGGCGGCGCGTCGGTGCTCGTGAGCACGGGCGAGATGCGGCTGCACTGA